A single region of the Amia ocellicauda isolate fAmiCal2 chromosome 8, fAmiCal2.hap1, whole genome shotgun sequence genome encodes:
- the f2rl1.1 gene encoding proteinase-activated receptor 2 isoform X1, whose product MQLSTSKVPFIMSHNDSLQYDRGLIGFDSSDGVLVNTTAQIVLTSKVTTVFLPVVYIFVFCVSLPTNAMAVWVFLFRTKKKHPAAIYMANLAISDLLFVIWLPLKIAYHLNGNNWIYGEGLCKVLVGFFYGNMYSSILFITCLSVQRYWVIVHPLSHQRKNNQIAVGVSITIWILIWVSTTPLYLYDQTVKLSNPNITTCHDVNRQADINNLFGYFITMGIFAFFIPAVLCMVAYILMFRTLTDSMTDENIGKKRRKAVVLIITTLVMFLVCFTPSNLLLIIHYSLLRQGMVNNGYGFYIVSLCLASMNSCLDPFVYYFVSDEFRENVKNTLICRSNRTVERMRISFTSMKYSKKNNVYSTDTGTQSSSC is encoded by the exons ATGCAGCTTTCAACGAGTAAAGTGCCATTCATCATGTCTCACAACG ATTCTTTACAATATGACCGAGGCTTAATTGGCTTTGATTCATCTGATGGAGTTCTAGTGAACACAACTGCCCAAATAGTACTGACAAGTAAAGTGACCACAGTCTTCCTCCCGGTTGTCTACATCTTTGTGTTCTGTGTCAGTCTGCCCACCAATGCGATGGCCGTTTGGGTCTTCCTCTTCAGAACAAAGAAGAAGCACCCAGCTGCAATTTACATGGCCAACCTGGCCATCTCGGACCTGCTGTTTGTCATCTGGCTTCCTCTGAAGATTGCCTACCACCTCAATGGGAATAACTGGATTTACGGCGAGGGTCTCTGCAAGGTGCTGGTGGGGTTTTTCTATGGTAACATGTACAGTTCCATTCTCTTCATCACCTGCCTCAGTGTGCAGAGGTactgggtcattgtccatcccCTGTCCCACCAGAGAAAGAATAACCAGATTGCAGTGGGTGTTTCCATCACCATATGGATTCTCATCTGGGTGAGCACGACTCCTCTGTACCTCTATGACCAGACTGTGAAGCTCAGTAATCCAAACATAACCACCTGCCATGACGTCAACAGACAAGCGGACATAAATAATCTATTTGGGTACTTTATCACCATgggtatttttgcatttttcattCCAGCTGTACTGTGCATGGTGGCTTATATCTTAATGTTCAGAACCCTGACTGACTCCATGACTGATGAGAACATCGGTAAGAAGCGCAGGAAGGCTGTGGTGCTGATCATCACGACCCTCGTCATGTTTCTGGTGTGTTTCACCCCCAGCAACCTGTTGCTGATTATCCACTACTCCCTGCTCAGACAGGGCATGGTTAACAATGGCTATGGGTTCTACATCGTCTCCCTCTGCCTTGCCAGCATGAACAGCTGCCTGGATCCCTTTGTGTATTACTTTGTCTCTGATGAGTTCCGGGAGAATGTGAAAAATACTCTGATCTGCAGGAGCAACCGGACTGTAGAAAGAATGAGAATCTCCTTCACTTCCATGAAATATTCAAAGAAGAATAATGTTTACTCCACTGACACGGGTACACAGAGTAGCAGTTGCTGA
- the f2rl1.1 gene encoding proteinase-activated receptor 2 isoform X2 — translation MAVWVFLFRTKKKHPAAIYMANLAISDLLFVIWLPLKIAYHLNGNNWIYGEGLCKVLVGFFYGNMYSSILFITCLSVQRYWVIVHPLSHQRKNNQIAVGVSITIWILIWVSTTPLYLYDQTVKLSNPNITTCHDVNRQADINNLFGYFITMGIFAFFIPAVLCMVAYILMFRTLTDSMTDENIGKKRRKAVVLIITTLVMFLVCFTPSNLLLIIHYSLLRQGMVNNGYGFYIVSLCLASMNSCLDPFVYYFVSDEFRENVKNTLICRSNRTVERMRISFTSMKYSKKNNVYSTDTGTQSSSC, via the coding sequence ATGGCCGTTTGGGTCTTCCTCTTCAGAACAAAGAAGAAGCACCCAGCTGCAATTTACATGGCCAACCTGGCCATCTCGGACCTGCTGTTTGTCATCTGGCTTCCTCTGAAGATTGCCTACCACCTCAATGGGAATAACTGGATTTACGGCGAGGGTCTCTGCAAGGTGCTGGTGGGGTTTTTCTATGGTAACATGTACAGTTCCATTCTCTTCATCACCTGCCTCAGTGTGCAGAGGTactgggtcattgtccatcccCTGTCCCACCAGAGAAAGAATAACCAGATTGCAGTGGGTGTTTCCATCACCATATGGATTCTCATCTGGGTGAGCACGACTCCTCTGTACCTCTATGACCAGACTGTGAAGCTCAGTAATCCAAACATAACCACCTGCCATGACGTCAACAGACAAGCGGACATAAATAATCTATTTGGGTACTTTATCACCATgggtatttttgcatttttcattCCAGCTGTACTGTGCATGGTGGCTTATATCTTAATGTTCAGAACCCTGACTGACTCCATGACTGATGAGAACATCGGTAAGAAGCGCAGGAAGGCTGTGGTGCTGATCATCACGACCCTCGTCATGTTTCTGGTGTGTTTCACCCCCAGCAACCTGTTGCTGATTATCCACTACTCCCTGCTCAGACAGGGCATGGTTAACAATGGCTATGGGTTCTACATCGTCTCCCTCTGCCTTGCCAGCATGAACAGCTGCCTGGATCCCTTTGTGTATTACTTTGTCTCTGATGAGTTCCGGGAGAATGTGAAAAATACTCTGATCTGCAGGAGCAACCGGACTGTAGAAAGAATGAGAATCTCCTTCACTTCCATGAAATATTCAAAGAAGAATAATGTTTACTCCACTGACACGGGTACACAGAGTAGCAGTTGCTGA
- the LOC136755404 gene encoding proteinase-activated receptor 2: MASKRFVHVVILLACQITCSSQQGPKGRGFLATADPNQQDTFQVDQNAQETFQSKVTTVFLPVVYIFVFCVSLPTNAMAVWVFLFRTKKKHPAAIYMANLAISDLLFVIWLPLKIAYHLNGNNWIYGEGLCKVLVGFFYGNMYSSILFITCLSVQRYWVIVHPLSHQRKNNQIAVGVSITIWILIWVSTTPLYLYDQTVKLSNPNITTCHDVNKLGDIHHPFGYFITMGILGFLVPAMVIIASYVKLLKTLTDSMTDENIGKKRRKAVVLIITTLVMFLVCFTPSNLLLIIHYSLLRQGMVNNGYGFYIVSLCLASMNSCLDPFVYYFVSKEYRDSVKNTLLCRSARTVEQMRVSFSSMKYSKKSNIYTSDSSNTRTSSC; this comes from the exons ATGGCTTCGAAAAGATTCGTTCACGTAGTCATCTTGCTGGCCTGCCAGATCACCTGCAGTTCTCAACAAG GTCCTAAAGGACGAGGATTTCTTGCCACAGCTGATCCGAATCAGCAAGACACCTTTCAAGTGGACCAGAACGCCCAGGAAACGTTTCAAAGTAAAGTGACCACAGTCTTCCTCCCGGTTGTCTACATCTTTGTGTTCTGTGTCAGTCTGCCCACCAATGCGATGGCCGTTTGGGTCTTCCTCTTCAGAACAAAGAAGAAGCACCCGGCTGCAATTTACATGGCCAACCTGGCCATCTCGGACCTGCTGTTTGTCATCTGGCTTCCTCTGAAGATTGCCTACCACCTCAATGGGAATAACTGGATTTACGGCGAGGGTCTCTGCAAGGTGCTGGTGGGGTTTTTCTATGGTAACATGTACAGTTCCATTCTCTTCATCACCTGCCTCAGTGTGCAGAGGTactgggtcattgtccatcccCTGTCCCACCAGAGAAAGAATAACCAGATTGCAGTGGGTGTTTCCATCACCATATGGATTCTCATCTGGGTGAGCACGACTCCTCTGTACCTCTATGACCAGACTGTGAAGCTCAGTAATCCAAACATAACCACCTGCCATGACGTCAACAAACTAGGTGACATACACCATCCCTTTGGGTACTTCATTACCATGGGTATTTTGGGTTTTTTAGTACCTGCCATGGTGATAATAGCATCTTATGTCAAGCTGTTGAAGACCCTGACTGACTCCATGACTGATGAGAACATCGGTAAGAAGCGCAGGAAGGCTGTGGTGCTGATCATCACGACCCTCGTCATGTTTCTGGTGTGTTTCACCCCCAGCAACCTGTTGCTGATTATCCACTACTCCCTGCTCAGACAGGGCATGGTTAACAATGGCTATGGGTTCTACATCGTCTCCCTCTGCCTTGCCAGCATGAACAGCTGCCTGGATCCCTTTGTGTATTACTTTGTTTCAAAAGAATATAGAGACAGTGTGAAAAACACCCTGTTGTGCAGGAGTGCCCGCACTGTGGAGCAAATGAGGGTGTCCTTCAGCTCGATGAAGTATTCAAAGAAGAGTAACATTTATACATCAGACTCGAGTAACACTCGGACAAGTAGCTGCTGA